The Candidatus Binatia bacterium DNA segment TCTTCCCTTGGGGATGGCGGGTACGAATCGTCGTGCCGGTCATTTCGTCTCCTTTCTCGCGCGTTGGGCCGTGTCGCTGCCGGTCTCGCCGTACCGGTCGGGCGCGTACCGCGAAGCCAGCAACCCCGTCGCCCGGTTCCGATCGATCTCCTGGACGAGGACGCCTTCTTCGCCGTACGGCAGGAACGCCTGGCATCGTCCCGCGGGGTCGATGAGACTGGTCGCCGCCTCGGGATAGCGCAGCGCGTAGTTCACGCTCGCGAAGTAGATCGTATTCTCGAGGCTGCGCATCATCATCGCTTTTTCGTAGTACGCCCCTTCCGGGGCACCCCAGGCTCTGGGGATGACGCCCTCGGTATTGCTGCCGGTGTGCTGCGGATGGAACACGATCGCCGCGCCGCGCGCCGCCGCCCACCGCACCGTTTCCGGGTAGCGCCACCCCTCGTGGCAGATCGCGATGCCGAATTTCATCCCCTCCGCCTCGAACAGGCGCCGCCCCGACCCCGGCACATAGAAGCGGTCCTCGCTGGGATCGAGCTGCGTCTTGATCTGGCACCCCTGGACGCCGCCATCGGTTCCGATCACGAATGCGGCGATCTGGCGGCCGGCCTCCGCCACGTGCTCCAGGCCGAGGATCACGGCCATGCGATGCGCCCGGGCCCAGCACCCC contains these protein-coding regions:
- a CDS encoding carbon-nitrogen hydrolase family protein, which codes for MIIGLASPRAAATLEDGLERIERLTADAAARGARIVCFPEAYLPGLHGQDFEVLPWDREREERALRTVGCWARAHRMAVILGLEHVAEAGRQIAAFVIGTDGGVQGCQIKTQLDPSEDRFYVPGSGRRLFEAEGMKFGIAICHEGWRYPETVRWAAARGAAIVFHPQHTGSNTEGVIPRAWGAPEGAYYEKAMMMRSLENTIYFASVNYALRYPEAATSLIDPAGRCQAFLPYGEEGVLVQEIDRNRATGLLASRYAPDRYGETGSDTAQRARKETK